Below is a window of Ornithodoros turicata isolate Travis chromosome 7, ASM3712646v1, whole genome shotgun sequence DNA.
GTGCGCAAACCATTTCCACGAATGACtgggttatcgcttcttattcgaagagagaggggggcgtacgcctttttgtggcaatttggatatattataattgcacacaaaaaaaggcgtacgcccccctctctcttcgaatcagaagcgataaccctatcgttcgcggctatggttggcgcaaagcgtgctatgcggtgacgttctgtttttagagtgtacactcttaaagcgaagcttcactgcatagcacgttaAAGGCCAACCATAGCACAGAACGATACCTTTTATCACTGCTGATTTTGGAAAGCGCgtagcgtacgcctttttgtgacaatcggTATAACTTCATacgcgtcacaaaaaggcgtacgcttcccgttttcaacaaatcaacagtGATAAacgtatcattctgtgcaatggttggccttcagagtgctatgcggtgaagttctgtttttagagtggtaGGGTTTGTACACAAAGTGTCATGACTTCGGTAAGCAGCTTCActtacaccaccaccaccaccacattggTGTCAAGGTGATGGAGTCTTTCGCTCCTCaagagcaatgttgccagactgCTTGGCAAATACCATATGACATCATACTTCTTACTTCTCATACTCATacttcatacttctagagattGGCTTTTTGATGCTTGGGCGTCATACAGGAACACAATATTTTAGGAGAATACATCGTAGGACACCTGCATTGCAGAGACATAAATTCAGTAGGACTCCCTACACATATGAGATGTAGTTCGCGGTGGCATTCGAATATCACATTGCCACAGTTTGTCCGTCTTCGTTGTCAATcagaccggcctcggtggctcagttggtagcgtgttcgcctactgatcccgagatcgcgggttcgaacccggccgaggacgccagcaacttggtggcagggtacaagttgcttagtcacgccgtcttccgcgagggacgttaaaatacggggtgccgtgtgatgagctttcatcgcacgttaaagaaccctcaggtgggcaaaagcaatccacagaccgaccgctgtggcgtcgctcatgatctcagttgtctcgcgacgtaaacacccaattattattattattagttgtCAATCAGACAGTgcacctttttcacaacgcttctgcgcatgctcaatgaccctgacggcgccgaaggcggttccctacatattcaatagatggcgccggaTGTGCTTTGATGCGCACCGAGCatgtttcgctggacagccgctaggatacgaagCGAGTGTGAAAAGGTGCATTGAGAGATGAAGTCTACTACCCTTGCCACGCTGGCGCTTCAATGGTCGTCGAAAGCGATGACCATCCGACAATCCGATGTTCACTGATGATTGGTCGCTGCTACACGGGCAATATGATGCGCATGGAAAGATTGACACGTCAGATGGCGGCACGCCTGGAAGCTTTTACGGGATGAACATGAATTGATGCACAGAGAAGCAGAACTGAGTGCAAAAGATAATTTTGTAACCTTAATACTGTTTTTactgtttatttgtttgtattttgcttctttttcgttGGTATCACGGACGCAGACGAACTTTCATACGGCTCACCGGGTGCATTGCGCATGCGCGACGTTGCGGGTGCAGTGGGCCCCGATTACACGGATCGCGCAGATCACACATAATTTTGTACTCTCTTAATTGTATTTACTCACTTTACCGCTTTattgcacatttttgttgtacccatgtcatcatcacctcttcatttattgttgttcttgttgttgttgttgttcacggCCTGCTTGCTAGCTGGGCACGAGACTGCCTCCGGTGATGACCATCAGACCATCCACTTTCATGGTAATCAGAAGTGACCGTGTAGCAGCGTCCGATTATCATTCAATTCGACTGCCATGGAAACGTCCGTGTGACAGCGGTATAACGGTGAAGATGAACAAATGTCGACGGGAAGAGAATAATGACGCTCCCTGCTCCAGCAATTCTCTTTTGACTTGCAGCCGTCGGTACTCTAGCCTGTTCCACGTCTGACAACGTGCCTGAGCACGTTGAGTCATGCGCAAAGGATCTACCTGGTTTGGGATACGACGTTGCGTTCGACGACAACACCGATGTCACGGATCCCGCCACGCGCCAGAAATTGTGCTGGTAACGTCTCTCCCAATACGTTTTGTATGCGCGGATTTCCAAAAAACGCTGCCGAGACTGTTGTCTCTCGCGCTGCAAAAGACGTCTCTCTCCTGGTTCGACCGATAAATAGTTTCTGATAAATCCTATGCACAGAATATGGAATAGATGGAGACAAACTCCATGTTGTGAAGAGTCCGAGCCTGGTTAACAACTATAGAGGGACAGGACAAACACGTATCATTTGTAAAATTTTATCTGGACTGGAGTTGTATCTGACCTGGAACGGTATACAGCCCTCATTTCACgccagagggccacgtgatttggagcggtggAGAATATTGGAGTGAGTGCCGacctgcggggggggggggggggtatgtagggggaaggtgcggtcagcctgctctgaagtggcgtctcggtgcacccaggggagggagaagaggactacccactagagccctgcacgggcacggACCCCAACCCGGTCCgtgggccgggctgggcttgtcattggctgtgtgctccgggccgacaaaatacgccaacTCCGGGCCGACAaccatgtttccgagagtcaggctcgaccgggtcacgcagctaattccacgcaatggaggactattagttgacatcatcacgtgcttgcgtcattcctgtgcatagtagttgcaaaaacaagcaagggacactgcattatgcgtatgatggCTCTTATGGTGGCGTTATGGCTCTATATGCACTGGGCCatcgggtcgggccgggccgggccgggccatttttcgatgcggccgggccgggtcgggcccggaaaagtcggcccgtgcagggctctactacccaccacagaaaacatgcgagcatccctcagtagtcttcattgggatgctccctgtaccacgctaaccgccaggattattggcgaagttaccccatcatGCACCCCCGACCTGCGGGCCGGATAAACCGGTTTCCCACCGAggtaagcctccgtcggcgatgGTGATGCGCTTTTTCGTGgctttttaaaataaaaattctataacggtttaagaaaaaaaaaacacacacacaccctgtatatgtggcAATACGTAGCAGGTTTACTGAATGAGCACTGAACTGTTGCACAATTTCAGCGGTGTGAGATACTTGGAGAATTGCTTGAAGCCAAGACTTGAAGGGACCGAGTGCTTCGGCCCCGCAGTCGCACTTCTCAGATACAACCTTGAACTCGGAAGTGGCCGCGACTTTGGGAGTCTCTGCGACGAGGCTGTTCAGTGCGCCTTCTGAGAAGCCAGGCAGACacgaacaacaagaacaacaaagtATCTCTCTTTCTTGACGCATAAATGTACATGCATTTGTTCTGTATTTCCGTTTTGTGCCTCTCTATTGAATTCCTTGGTGTTTGTCTGTGCGTGGTATAGAATCGCGGATCAACCACTCAAACTACAGACGTTGAAGAGGTACCCTCCCTGGAACACTGAAAGGCCCCATCCCCGAAGGACACCGCTGGCATGTACAAGCATCTGGTCTCTTGTACACACAACAGACgaaaaacagaacctcaccgcgTAACGCTCTCTGCGGCTACCACATCGCCCAACGATACAGTTGTTGTCTTTGATTTTGAGGCGAAAGCGGTGCGTGCGGTgcattttgtggcaattaacatacgtccaaagtgccacaaaaagacgtaaGCTTCCCGTTTTCCacgaatcaggaaagagaacgatatcatcGTGTGTGAGGGTAGGTCACTCTGTTTTTAGACTTCTCCAGTTGAAGAATGCTGTCCAACGTGGGCAGGTATGTCGAAAACTACCGAGTACCTGTGACGGTGCTCAAAATCAGAACGTTCTACGCCTCACATTACTTCTGTGGAGGGGCAGTTGCCACCAGCACCGACACAGAACCTGAGACTCTTGATAAAATGGTAAGCTTGCGAACGAAATCAACTGAATATGAAGCCCCAGCTCCGGCCACAACGGAGGGACACCATATACACACACCAAGTTGGTTGGTGCTTTTCTGGGGGTCCTCCAGTGAACTGACTACTGCTCGACTATTGTTCGCCGTTGGTTCCGCTCACACAGTCCCGAGGCCTACGAAAAGGAGATGAAATGACTACTTCATCTTTAGCCCGTGTATATTGTTGTAGGACTACATGCAAAGACAAGCATACGTTGTGCTAAAGAGGACACCCCAGGGTTTTCTTTGGTGGCATTTCGCTAGTTAGCCTTACACAATTACATTTACCATAGTCCTGAGGTACACCTAAAGCTGGAGTTGTGGCGAAGTCCGGCCATACTGAAGTTAGCCTTGAGGCCCCATACTTTGCGGACGTCTTCAGCGTCACCCGTGCTATTGAGCACCCGGCTCAGGCAACCAGTCCTGACAAAAGCCAAAGGACATTTCTAGGTCATGTCCTTCTTATAGCAAAATTCCTTTCTTGTCTGGGTGGCATACGTTTCTACCCATATAATCCTAGTGAGATTGCGCAACATTTCTTGGCGCTGTTCACTCAGACGTTGCCTGTCTTTCTGCGCCAAGGACTTGCAAGGACTTACAAGGACTTGCAAGGATCTTGCATGATGGATGCAGTGTTAAGTCACTTGCTACTGAGTTACGATGCTGTAGCTGAGAACTTCAAGTGTCTGGCTGGCTTCCGTTACAGTACCACAAGAGCGGaattctttattttccttcatgTCGGGGGGCAGCGTATGATAACAACTCCGGTCTGTAGCCTTGAGGCAACATGCGATAGCGTTCGCTATTTCCACTCCTCCTCGGCGCTGTTTAAAATTTGAGCCAATTGCAGACCGCATAGTCTGTCACGACTGAGTTCTATATATAAAGCCAATTCCAGTTATAGCACGGGCAAGTGCAACCTGCACCGGGCAAGTGCAATTGTAGACATTTATTGTGTATCGCTTGTGCGTGTCATGTATGATGTGGCATTTTAAATTCGTTCTgatgtgcgtttttttttttttttaatttcagaaGTCTCGCAAACGCCAGCAGTAACGCCACATCATGAAGGTCGTTGCCTTTTTCGTCGCTTTTAGCGCCCTTGTGGGTAAGCCTAAAATAGGTTAATGTTGCGCATTGTCTTTCCATGCTTTACAGCGGCGCTAAGTGTAAAGATTTCTCCTCGCAGAATGAAAGATGGTGATTTTCGTGGTGATGGCGTTTTTCCAACGCGCTCCAATTGGCCTCCGCAAACGGTTTCTCCAATCATTGGGCATGCGCGACGTAGCGGGTGCAGTGGACCCTGATTACACCGGGCCGCGCAAATCACACATAATTTTGTACTTTCTTAATTGTATTTACTCACTTTACCGCTTTATTGCAAAGTTTTGTTGtacccatgtcatcatcacctctccatttattgttgttgttgttgtttacggcCTGCTTGCTAGCTGGGCACGAGTCTCCCTCCGGTGATGGTAATCTGACCGTCCACTTTAATGGTAATcaaaagtggccgtgtagcagcgtccgATTATCATTCAATTCGACTGCCATCGAAACGTCCGTGTGACAGCGGCATAACGACGAAGATGAACAAATGTCGACGGGAATAGAATAAAGAAACTGCCTGCTCCAGCAATCCTCTTTTGTCTTGCAGCCGTCGCTACTCCAAAGTGTTCCTTCTCTGGCATTGTGTCTCAGCACGTTGAGTCGTGCGCAAAGGATCTGCGTGTTTTGGGATACTACGTTGCGATCGACAGGAACACCGATGTCACGGATCCCGCCATCCGCCAGAAATTGTGCTGGTAACTTGTCTCCCAATACGTTTTGTATGCGcagacttaaaaaaaaaaaaacgctgccgAGACTGTTGTCTCTCGCGCTGCAAAAGACGATACGATAGAAAAAACGATAAATAGCTTCTGATAAATCCTATGCACAGAATATGGCATAGATTCAGACAAACTCCATGTTGTGAAGAGTCCGAGCCTGGGTAATAACTATAGAGGGACAGGACAAACACGCGAATTAATTGTATCGTGTGTTTGTCCTGTCCCTCTATAGTCGTTGCAAGGTCCAGCCTAGCATCCCTTAACCAGAGGATGACGTCCCGCGCACGCGAGGGAAactaatttttttcttctcatatCTGTGTCTGTCCTAACATTATAACACTACTGTTACATGCAGTTATATAGGGTGTTTTcttttatcctgtacagaatttttatacAAAAAGCCACGCGAACAGCATAGATGTCGgctttttttgcagttgaggTCTACGGCCAATCGAAGAAAGTGAGCAattacaagatgactaattagtTAAAATTCAATGAACTCTTTCATTAGGGTATTTCGCGGTAAAAGCGGGAGATCAAAACGAGAGAACATTCTAGTTTAAAGCCAtcccacgtttaaaaaatcctgaaacacgcacctgCGTTAAGATATCACCCCCAAATTCTGGTATGTGAATAAGCCGagaccgcggcgaccgggaacgcagggGGTACAGCCCTCATTTCGCGCCAGAGGGCctacgtgatttggagcgatggagatgattcaAGTAAGTAAGTGCCGATCTGCGGGACAGATAAATCGctttgacagaatggcgtaaatgcaggctagctggtggataaattccatgataggcaagcctgagcgatgggcaagacatgTGTCTGTGTCTTCGTGTTTGTgcttgtttacgtgtcttgcccatcgctcaggcttgcctatcatggaataaACCGCTTTCCCGCCGGTGTAAGCCTCCGTCGGCACAGCTGACGCACTTTTTCGTGgctttttaaaataaaaattctataacggattaaaaaaaaaacaccctgtatatatggcAGTACGTACCAGGTTTACTGAATGAGCACTGAATTGTTGCACCCTTTCAGCGGCGTCAGATACGTGGAGAATTGCGTGAAGCCAAAATTTGCAGGGACCGACTGCTTCGACCCCGCAGTCGCGTTTGTCAGATACAGCCTTCAACAGGGATTCGGCCTCGACTTTGAGAGTGATTGCGGCGGCGAGACTGTTCAGTGCGCCTTCTGAGAAGCCAGGCAGACATGAACAACAAGAAGAACAAAATCCCTCTCTTTCTTGACGCATAAATGCACATGCATTTGCTCTGCATTTCTGTTTTGTGTCTCTCTATTGAATTCCTTGGTGTTTGTCTGTGTGTGATGAGGCCGCACAAAATAATTGGTCTGGAACAGCGGATCAACCACTCAAACTATACAGATGTTGAAGAGTTATCTTCCCTGGAAGACTGAAAGCAGTGTCTGTGCAAGACACCGCCTGTCGTGTACAAGCAAGTAGTCTCTCGTACATACAACAATCGAAAAACGGAACCCCACCGCTTAACGCTCTCGCTTAgaaatgaagttcaccgcattgcacgctcctagccaaccatcatttggaatgatatcgttatctgccccgatttgttgaaaactggaggcgtacgcgtttttttgtgacaattatgagcagcataagtgtcacaaaaaaggcgtacgcctcccgctttcaacgaatcaggagagagaacgatatcattatGTATGGCGGTAGGTTCACTCTGTTTTTAGATTTCTCAAGTTGAAGAACGCTGTCCAACGTGGCCAGGTGTCTGCATGCCGAAAACTACCCAGGACCGGTGATAGTGCTCAAAATCAGAAGGTTCTAAGCTTCACATTACTTCTGTGGAGGGGCAATTCCCACCAGCaccgacgcagaacctgagacTATTGATAAAATGGCAAGCTTGCGAACGAAATCAATTGAATATGAAGCCCGAGCTTCGGCCACAATGGAGGGACACCATATACACACACACCAAGTTGGTCGGTGCCTTTCTTGGGGTCCTCGTGTTTGCTgttggtttacccagaattacGCCCATGGGGGTGTGTCGAGAGAGTCGTAGCGgtgggggatgggggggggCGGGAAGGAGGGGAGGACGAGAGGGGCAGCCGTCCCAGTCGCCCTCGCTAGAAATGGCACCGAACGGCAGGACCTTGCAGGCTGCTTGTATAGTGTAAAGCGGAAATGAAGGGAAATTGACTTTACGATATCGGCATTGCGAAtgagcgttttctttctttgcttagagagcttctgacggcagtgagagtggaaagtgtgtgtgtgtgtgtggggggggggggggcttcacaATCTCCCTGCCCCGGGGCGCAAGCTCGGATCGCGACGGCTCTGCGTGCCCGGCTTCGCAGGGagcagtgttttttttattctctTTGAAGAAATACTGCGcaataaatacaaataaaaacaaagaaaaacaaaacgaaaagaaatTAGGAGGTGTCTCCAGATTTTGGGTGGTGTTAAGGGGTTgtaaagggggagggggggtctgCGTAAATCTGGGTCTGGGTTTGGCAAAGCCAAGGCTCCATCTTCAGTGAACTGACTACAGTTCGACTACTGTTCGCCGTTGGTGCCGCTCACACAGTCCTGAGTCCTACGAAAAGGAGATGAAACGACGACTTCATCATTAGCCCGTGTATATTGTTGTAGGACTACATGCAAAAAGAGAAGTTCTAAAGAGGACACCCCAGGGTTTCCTTTGGTGGCATTTCGTTAGATAGTCTTACACAATTACATTTACCATAGTCCTGAGGTACACCTAAAGCTGCAGTTGAGGCGAAGTCCAGCCATACTGAAGTTAGCCTTGAGGCCCCATACTTTGCGGACGTCTTCAGCGTCACCCGTGCTGTTGAGGACCCGGCTGGAAGCTCAGGCAACCAGTCCTGACAAAAGCCAAAGGACATTTCTAGGTCATGTCCTTCTTATAGCAAAATTCCTTTCTTGTCTGGGTGGCATACATTTCTACCCATATAATCCTAGTGAGATTGCGCAACATTTCTTGGCGCTGTTCACTCAGACGTTGCCGGTCTTTC
It encodes the following:
- the LOC135401425 gene encoding uncharacterized protein LOC135401425 → MKVVAFFVAFSALVAVGTLACSTSDNVPEHVESCAKDLPGLGYDVAFDDNTDVTDPATRQKLCCGVRYVENCVKPKFAGTDCFDPAVAFVRYSLQQGFGLDFESDCGGETVQCAF